One Pseudomonadota bacterium DNA segment encodes these proteins:
- a CDS encoding glycosyltransferase family 1 protein, with the protein MRAPPRRSDPAAQPPSQRRKDPRGAAPRPGVSPSPRERGLQGVCRARGDRPLARHRECRRGGARDRERRARHRRAPSSRGRPESGGCSAERWNRDEGRRLLHGHGGRAALNVTHVPRRLAVSHWGGTETHIIEVARRQNRDGLQATILCPDALSDTAEEEIATVPILRVPYFYPYLGLKPEAVTALDLSGGNMFSFHLMRELMTRPGLDVIHLHTARRIGAIGRWAARRRHLPYVISLHGGLEEAPLADANGAPVAPSSLRLQAHPAHGAFEWGKALGWWVGSRRVLDDAAAIICVGQADHERLSRERPDARVAFLPGGVEAAHFTNGDGARFRARWGIPPTARLLLNVGRVHPQKNQALIARILPHLRQAHGDVRLAVVGPVTDEATQAVLTEMAGALSKGIVTMTGGLPPKGQELVDAYHAADCFVLPSNHEPFGLVVLEAWAATRPVVASRTGGLSGFVQHGVDGLLCPLGEEAAFFNAISLVLGNRTLARSMAMNGRRRALDEFTWDSVTRRLSALYEEVIREHRLRK; encoded by the coding sequence TCTCGCGCGCCACCGCGAATGTCGACGCGGTGGTGCTCGTGATCGAGAACGGCGTGCACGCCATCGACGAGCTCCGTCTTCTCGTGGAAGACCTGAGAGCGGTGGGTGCTCCGCTGAAAGGTGGAATCGTGACGAAGGTCGACGCCTTCTACATGGCCATGGAGGGCGCGCTGCCTTGAACGTGACCCACGTCCCCCGTCGTCTTGCCGTCTCACACTGGGGCGGCACCGAGACACACATCATCGAGGTCGCCCGAAGACAGAACCGCGACGGTCTTCAAGCGACCATTCTCTGCCCCGACGCGCTCTCCGACACCGCCGAGGAAGAGATCGCGACGGTTCCCATCCTTCGGGTGCCCTACTTCTATCCCTACCTGGGCCTGAAGCCGGAAGCAGTTACGGCACTCGACCTCTCCGGTGGAAACATGTTCTCGTTTCACCTGATGCGCGAGCTCATGACGCGGCCAGGGCTCGACGTGATCCATCTGCACACCGCCCGTCGCATCGGCGCCATCGGTCGCTGGGCGGCGCGCAGGCGACATCTCCCCTACGTGATCTCGCTGCACGGCGGACTCGAAGAAGCGCCTCTCGCCGATGCCAACGGCGCTCCCGTGGCCCCTTCATCTCTACGTCTGCAGGCGCACCCTGCACACGGCGCGTTCGAATGGGGAAAGGCGCTGGGATGGTGGGTAGGATCGCGCCGCGTGCTCGATGATGCCGCGGCCATCATCTGCGTGGGACAGGCAGACCACGAGCGCCTCTCGCGCGAGCGCCCCGATGCACGGGTTGCATTCCTGCCGGGCGGCGTGGAGGCTGCGCACTTCACGAACGGAGATGGCGCTCGATTCCGAGCGCGCTGGGGAATCCCGCCGACCGCCCGTCTCCTGCTCAACGTCGGGCGGGTGCATCCCCAGAAGAACCAGGCCCTCATCGCGCGCATCCTTCCTCATCTCAGACAAGCGCATGGCGACGTTCGACTCGCTGTCGTAGGCCCCGTCACAGACGAAGCGACCCAGGCCGTACTCACCGAGATGGCCGGCGCGCTCAGCAAAGGCATCGTCACGATGACCGGTGGACTTCCTCCAAAGGGACAAGAGCTCGTCGATGCCTACCACGCGGCCGACTGCTTCGTGCTGCCCTCGAACCACGAGCCCTTCGGACTCGTGGTGCTCGAGGCCTGGGCCGCCACGCGTCCGGTCGTCGCCAGTCGGACGGGCGGTCTCTCCGGCTTCGTGCAGCACGGCGTCGACGGGCTGCTGTGCCCCCTCGGCGAGGAAGCCGCGTTCTTCAACGCCATCTCGCTCGTGCTCGGCAATCGCACGCTGGCCAGATCGATGGCCATGAACGGGCGCCGCCGCGCGCTCGATGAGTTCACCTGGGACAGCGTCACACGCCGTCTCTCCGCGCTGTATGAAGAGGTCATCCGTGAACATCGTCTTCGTAAGTGA